A section of the Mycobacterium sp. 3519A genome encodes:
- a CDS encoding chromate transporter, producing MIHTYLQVAALFASLSLLSIGGGNAVLPEMHMQAVRAHHWMTDGQFADIFSISQTAPGPSILIVTLVGYGAGLTVGGVPGAIVGGLIATAAMLLPAASLMYAVTLFWQKAQKAKWRIAVEKGFAPLTVGLIMATSLVMSRAADHDWRAYLLTALCTLIFVRTKLNPLLVVFAAGVLGYLGIV from the coding sequence ATGATTCACACCTACCTTCAGGTCGCGGCGCTGTTCGCGTCGCTGTCCCTGCTGTCGATCGGCGGCGGCAACGCGGTGCTGCCCGAGATGCACATGCAGGCCGTCAGGGCTCATCACTGGATGACCGACGGCCAGTTCGCAGACATCTTCTCGATCTCGCAGACCGCGCCGGGGCCGAGCATTCTGATCGTGACGCTGGTCGGGTACGGGGCGGGCCTGACGGTCGGCGGCGTCCCTGGCGCGATCGTCGGTGGGCTGATCGCCACCGCCGCCATGCTGTTGCCTGCGGCGTCGCTGATGTACGCCGTCACGCTGTTCTGGCAGAAGGCGCAGAAGGCGAAGTGGCGGATCGCCGTCGAGAAGGGCTTCGCGCCGCTGACCGTGGGCCTGATCATGGCGACATCGCTGGTGATGAGCCGGGCCGCCGACCACGACTGGCGGGCCTACCTGCTGACCGCGCTGTGCACGCTGATCTTCGTCCGCACCAAGCTGAACCCGCTGCTCGTGGTTTTCGCCGCAGGCGTACTGGGGTATTTGGGCATCGTCTGA
- a CDS encoding chromate transporter — MSEVDAGPGRVTLFELAWTFNHIALASFGGGLSAWSREVLVVEKQWMGEEEFLSAMTMCRILPGANQVNMAVFAGSKMRGLPGALAAVFGLCLVPVVLIMVAAFFYFRFKEIPAVKGVLHGASAAAVALTLAMVIQTGKKCLTGLVPVLLFAAAFVLNGIVRWPLPAVLAILAPVSLIWAWPKKQPT, encoded by the coding sequence ATGAGTGAGGTCGACGCGGGGCCCGGCAGAGTCACGCTGTTCGAACTCGCGTGGACGTTCAACCACATCGCGCTCGCATCGTTCGGCGGCGGGTTGTCCGCCTGGTCGCGGGAGGTGCTCGTCGTCGAGAAGCAGTGGATGGGCGAGGAGGAGTTCCTGTCCGCGATGACGATGTGCCGCATCCTGCCCGGCGCCAATCAGGTCAACATGGCGGTGTTCGCCGGGTCGAAGATGCGCGGTCTGCCCGGCGCGCTCGCCGCGGTGTTCGGGCTGTGCCTGGTGCCGGTCGTGCTGATCATGGTCGCGGCCTTCTTCTACTTCCGGTTCAAGGAGATCCCGGCCGTGAAGGGTGTCCTGCACGGCGCGTCGGCGGCGGCGGTGGCGCTGACGTTGGCGATGGTGATCCAGACCGGCAAGAAGTGCCTGACCGGGCTGGTGCCGGTGTTGCTCTTCGCGGCGGCTTTCGTGCTGAACGGCATTGTGCGCTGGCCACTTCCGGCAGTGCTGGCGATCCTGGCGCCGGTCAGCCTGATCTGGGCGTGGCCGAAGAAGCAGCCCACATGA
- the prrA gene encoding two-component system response regulator PrrA: MAGMDSGAASPRVLVVDDDPDVLASLERGLRLSGFDVSTAVDGAEALRSATETRPDAIVLDINMPVLDGVSVVTALRAMDNDVPVCVLSARSSVDDRVAGLEAGADDYLVKPFVLAELVARVKALLRRRGATATFSSETITVGPLEVDIPGRRARVNGADVDLTKREFDLLAVLAEHKTAVLSRAQLLELVWGYDFAADTNVVDVFIGYLRRKLEAGGAPRLLHTVRGVGFVLRTQ, translated from the coding sequence ATTGCGGGCATGGACAGTGGAGCGGCATCGCCCCGCGTGCTCGTAGTCGATGACGACCCCGACGTGCTGGCGTCGCTGGAGCGCGGACTTCGGCTGTCCGGATTCGACGTGTCGACGGCCGTCGACGGTGCCGAGGCGCTGCGCAGCGCCACCGAGACGCGGCCCGACGCGATCGTGCTGGACATCAACATGCCGGTGCTCGACGGTGTCAGCGTGGTCACCGCGCTGCGGGCGATGGACAACGACGTGCCGGTTTGCGTGCTCTCAGCGCGCAGTTCCGTCGACGACCGGGTGGCCGGGCTGGAGGCGGGCGCCGACGACTATCTGGTCAAGCCGTTCGTGCTGGCCGAGTTGGTGGCGCGGGTCAAGGCGCTGCTGCGCAGGCGCGGCGCGACGGCGACGTTCTCGTCGGAGACCATCACCGTCGGCCCGCTGGAGGTGGACATCCCCGGCCGACGGGCCCGCGTCAACGGCGCCGACGTCGACCTGACCAAGCGTGAGTTCGACCTGCTCGCGGTGCTCGCCGAGCACAAGACCGCGGTGCTGTCCCGGGCGCAGCTGCTCGAGCTGGTGTGGGGTTACGACTTCGCGGCGGACACCAACGTCGTCGACGTGTTCATCGGCTATCTGCGGCGCAAATTGGAGGCCGGCGGTGCACCCCGGCTGCTGCACACGGTCCGCGGCGTGGGGTTCGTGCTCAGGACGCAGTGA
- a CDS encoding ABC transporter ATP-binding protein, which produces MSFETVARQSLYRQVRARGGDLRLLADRGLLLRIWRFAGRHHRRLGGFVAVSVVGAMLGLATPLLAGRVVDEIGRGALGAVVALAGVIAAVAVAEAGISLVTRWLSSTIGEGLILDLRTAVFDHVQRMPVAFFTRTRTGALVSRLGNDVMGAQRAFSDTFSGVVTNIVTLTLTLVVMLSISWQVTLLSLILMPLFLIPARWVGRNMAQLAREAATHNATMNTQMTERFSAPGATLVKLFGSPATESREFAVRAGRVRDIGVRTAMLQSVFMNSLTLMSALALALVYGLGGVLAIGGHLQTGAIVSLALLLTRLYAPLTALANAHVEIASALVSFERVFEVLDLVPLIQEKPKAVAIPDGPVTVEFDDVRFSYPSAEAVSLASLEEVAELDDRGGDEVLHGVSFTAQPGQMVALVGSSGAGKSTIASLLGRLYDVDEGAVRLNGVDVRDATFASLKDTVGMVTQDGHLFHESIRSNLTLAAPDATDDDLWRALDRARLADVVADMPEGLDTVVGERGYRLSGGQRQRLTIARLLLGRSRVVVLDEATASLDSASEAAVQQALSEALAGRTSIVIAHRLSTVRAADVILVVEDGRIVERGTHDQLLARRGRYAELYQTQFGGEKDSEDVVAA; this is translated from the coding sequence ATGAGTTTTGAAACGGTCGCGCGGCAAAGTCTGTATCGGCAGGTCCGCGCGAGGGGCGGCGACCTGCGCTTGTTGGCCGACCGGGGGTTGCTGCTGCGCATCTGGCGGTTCGCTGGCCGGCACCACCGCAGGTTGGGCGGCTTCGTGGCGGTCAGCGTGGTGGGCGCGATGCTGGGGCTGGCGACGCCTCTGCTGGCGGGCAGGGTCGTCGACGAGATCGGCCGCGGCGCGCTCGGCGCAGTCGTCGCGCTCGCCGGGGTGATCGCCGCGGTCGCGGTGGCCGAGGCGGGCATCTCGTTGGTGACCCGGTGGTTGTCGTCGACCATCGGCGAGGGTCTCATCCTCGACTTGCGCACCGCCGTCTTCGATCACGTGCAGCGGATGCCCGTCGCGTTCTTCACCCGCACCCGCACCGGAGCGTTGGTGAGCCGCCTCGGCAACGACGTGATGGGCGCGCAGCGCGCGTTCTCGGACACCTTCTCCGGCGTGGTCACCAACATCGTCACGCTGACGCTGACGCTCGTGGTCATGCTGAGCATCTCGTGGCAGGTCACCCTGCTGTCGCTGATCCTGATGCCGCTGTTCTTGATCCCGGCCCGCTGGGTCGGGCGCAACATGGCGCAGTTGGCCCGCGAGGCGGCCACCCACAACGCGACGATGAACACCCAGATGACCGAACGCTTTTCGGCGCCGGGCGCGACGCTGGTGAAGCTGTTCGGCAGCCCTGCCACCGAATCGCGCGAATTCGCAGTGCGCGCCGGACGCGTGCGCGACATCGGGGTGCGCACCGCGATGCTGCAGTCGGTTTTCATGAACTCGCTGACGCTGATGTCGGCGCTGGCGCTCGCATTGGTGTACGGGCTCGGCGGAGTGCTCGCGATCGGCGGACATCTACAGACGGGTGCGATCGTGTCGCTGGCATTGCTGCTCACCCGGTTGTACGCACCGCTGACCGCCTTGGCCAACGCGCACGTCGAAATCGCAAGCGCGCTGGTCAGTTTCGAGCGGGTGTTCGAGGTGCTCGACCTGGTGCCGCTGATCCAGGAGAAGCCGAAGGCGGTGGCCATTCCAGACGGTCCCGTCACGGTGGAATTCGACGATGTGCGGTTCTCCTATCCGTCCGCCGAAGCCGTCTCGCTGGCGTCGCTCGAAGAAGTGGCCGAGCTGGACGACCGCGGCGGAGACGAAGTGCTGCACGGTGTTTCGTTCACCGCGCAGCCGGGTCAGATGGTCGCGCTCGTTGGTTCGTCGGGGGCGGGGAAGTCGACGATCGCGTCGCTGCTCGGCCGGCTCTACGACGTCGACGAGGGAGCGGTCCGTTTGAATGGTGTCGACGTCCGCGATGCGACGTTCGCGTCGCTGAAGGACACCGTTGGCATGGTCACTCAGGACGGTCACCTGTTCCACGAGTCGATCCGGTCCAACCTGACGCTGGCCGCGCCCGATGCGACGGACGACGACCTGTGGCGTGCGCTGGACCGGGCCCGCCTCGCCGACGTCGTCGCCGACATGCCCGAGGGGCTGGACACCGTCGTCGGCGAGCGCGGCTACCGGCTGTCGGGCGGTCAGCGGCAGCGGCTCACCATCGCCCGCCTGCTGCTCGGCAGGTCGCGGGTGGTCGTCCTCGACGAGGCGACCGCGTCGCTGGACTCGGCGTCGGAGGCGGCGGTCCAGCAGGCGTTGTCGGAGGCGCTGGCGGGCCGGACGTCGATCGTGATCGCCCACCGGCTCTCCACGGTTCGGGCCGCCGACGTGATCCTCGTCGTCGAGGACGGTCGCATCGTCGAACGCGGCACCCACGACCAGTTGTTGGCCCGGCGCGGGCGGTACGCCGAGCTGTATCAGACGCAGTTCGGTGGCGAAAAGGATTCCGAGGATGTCGTAGCGGCATGA
- a CDS encoding phosphatidylserine/phosphatidylglycerophosphate/cardiolipin synthase family protein, producing MLPQSPRLIVEPDDGLDPVREFINSAQNSLLIKQFTFTEPSLIAAVIDRKNAGVDVRVMLNAARSGGDRANDETFEQLRNAGVAVKWSSSKFYVTHEKSIVVDDNVALVATFNLMEKYFTLTRDYGVITDNPYHVAQIIEVFNADWEERDWNCSAYEGLLWSNSNSRYHMAQFIDTATERLDVQHPKYVDAVILERLAAAADRGVKVHVLCGGKHGISEWDILDTFASLRTLKRFGVKVHKQKNLRVHAKLIIVDGRHALVGSMNIDRSAFDLRRELGIMTDDPAIVGRLKAVFDSDWDTSHHYEAPDPLDPAQHQEDDFPHDHDLMHE from the coding sequence ATGCTCCCGCAGTCTCCCCGTTTGATTGTCGAGCCCGATGACGGCTTGGACCCGGTACGCGAATTCATCAATTCCGCACAGAATTCGCTTCTCATCAAGCAATTCACATTCACCGAGCCGAGCCTGATCGCCGCCGTCATCGACCGCAAGAATGCCGGCGTCGACGTCCGCGTCATGCTCAATGCCGCGCGCTCCGGCGGCGACAGGGCCAACGACGAGACCTTCGAGCAACTCCGCAACGCCGGGGTCGCGGTCAAGTGGTCCAGCTCGAAGTTCTATGTGACGCACGAAAAGTCGATCGTGGTCGACGATAATGTGGCGCTCGTCGCGACCTTCAATTTGATGGAGAAGTATTTCACCCTCACCCGCGACTACGGCGTCATCACCGACAACCCGTATCACGTCGCGCAGATCATCGAGGTATTCAACGCCGACTGGGAAGAGCGTGACTGGAACTGTTCGGCTTATGAAGGCCTGCTGTGGAGCAATTCCAATTCGCGATATCACATGGCGCAATTCATCGACACCGCCACCGAGCGGCTCGATGTGCAGCATCCGAAATATGTCGACGCCGTTATTTTGGAGCGGCTGGCCGCGGCCGCCGATCGCGGTGTGAAGGTGCATGTGCTGTGCGGTGGCAAACACGGCATCAGCGAATGGGATATCCTGGACACCTTCGCGTCGCTGCGGACGTTGAAGCGCTTCGGCGTCAAGGTGCACAAGCAGAAGAACCTGCGGGTGCACGCCAAGCTGATCATCGTCGACGGCCGCCACGCGCTCGTCGGCTCGATGAACATCGACCGCAGCGCCTTCGACCTGCGCCGCGAACTGGGCATCATGACCGACGACCCGGCCATCGTCGGCCGGCTCAAGGCGGTCTTCGACAGCGACTGGGACACCTCTCATCACTACGAGGCGCCGGATCCGCTCGATCCGGCCCAGCACCAGGAGGACGATTTCCCCCACGACCACGACCTGATGCATGAGTGA